In the Festucalex cinctus isolate MCC-2025b chromosome 10, RoL_Fcin_1.0, whole genome shotgun sequence genome, one interval contains:
- the LOC144027420 gene encoding potassium voltage-gated channel subfamily V member 2-like, giving the protein MAVGGSELQRRLQSRRSTINCLSKGGRDKKTFPFSQHNAVKAWSSLENLDSPECPASGEKPKQQHDIKLNVGGKVFHIPKKCAMKYPHTRIGTLAASTDRAQLVTLCDDYSVKNNEFFFDHDPAFFHHICHFYASGELWVIREMCPINFEEEMAYWGLSLKDTTRCCCLVFEEKVDEMKDNLKVERELMAEIEVKYHDELFKDMLLGNVRKRLWNMVENPYSSIQAKAFSVLSNLFVLFSIVAMSLNTVEELQNYQIGGKTHMEWVEIITIVFFAFEYLTRLATTPNVRIFLKSGLNFVDMVAVMPYFAQIVLEAAFASEVGNTHGDFRALASVSKLSHVLKVVKLLRIFRILKLARHSTGMRAFGFTLRQCYQQASCILLFIAMGIFTFSALLHSAERETEGSPISSIPYAWWWAAVSISTVGYGDVVPVTILGRIVAFGCISFGIILNGMPISFLFNKFSDYYAKLKAQEYNTISVQRRLQLRRRLRNRMGTCFRPTEEDDSRSEASSDIPQPIDA; this is encoded by the exons ATGGCTGTAGGCGGCTCTGAGCTGCAGAGGCGTTTGCAAAGCCGCCGCAGCACAATCAACTGCCTGTCAAAGGGTGGGAGAGACAAGAAGACGTTTCCGTTTTCTCAGCACAATGCAGTGAAAGCGTGGAGCTCCCTGGAGAACCTGGACTCTCCAGAGTGCCCGGCAAGTGGAGAGAAACCCAAACAGCAACATGACATCAAGCTTAACGTTGGCGGCAAAGTTTTCCACATTCCCAAAAAGTGTGCCATGAAATACCCTCACACTCGCATCGGCACCCTGGCAGCCAGCACGGACCGAGCACAACTCGTCACCCTCTGTGATGACTACTCGGTTAAAAACAATGAATTCTTCTTTGACCACGACCCTGCTTTCTTCCACcacatttgccatttttatgCCAGCGGAGAGCTGTGGGTCATCAGAGAAATGTGCCCAATCAATTTTGAGGAGGAGATGGCGTACTGGGGCTTGAGCCTAAAGGACACCACGcgctgctgctgtttggtgtTTGAGGAGAAAGTAGATGAAATGAAGGACAACCTGAAGGTGGAACGGGAACTGATGGCTGAGATCGAGGTCAAGTACCACGACGAGTTATTCAAAGACATGCTGCTCGGGAATGTTCGAAAACGCCTTTGGAACATGGTGGAGAATCCCTACTCGTCGATTCAGGCCAAAGCCTTCAGCGTGCTCTCCAACCTCTTTGTCCTCTTTTCTATCGTGGCGATGTCTCTCAACACGGTGGAGGAGCTTCAAAACTATCAAATTGGGGGGAAAACCCACATGGAGTGGGTGGAGATCATCACCATTGTGTTCTTTGCGTTTGAGTATCTAACTCGCCTTGCCACCACACCAAACGTCCGAATCTTTTTGAAGAGTGGTCTGAACTTCGTGGACATGGTGGCAGTCATGCCTTATTTCGCCCAGATCGTGCTGGAAGCCGCTTTTGCCTCGGAAGTCGGAAACACGCACGGAGACTTTAGGGCGCTGGCGAGCGTCAGCAAGTTGAGTCATGTCCTGAAAGTGGTCAAACTGCTGAGGATCTTTCGCATTCTGAAGCTGGCCCGCCACTCTACTGGCATGAGGGCCTTCGGGTTCACGCTGCGCCAATGTTACCAGCAGGCTTCGTGCATATTGCTCTTCATTGCCATGGGGATCTTTACTTTCTCTGCTCTCCTGCATTCGGCCGAGAGGGAGACGGAGGGTTCCCCCATCAGCAGTATTCCGTACGCCTGGTGGTGGGCTGCA GTCAGCATCTCCACTGTGGGCTACGGGGATGTGGTCCCCGTGACCATCCTGGGTCGAATCGTGGCTTTTGGCTGCATCTCCTTTGGAATCATCCTGAACGGAATGCCCATCTCCTTCCTTTTTAACAAATTCTCAGATTATTACGCCAAGCTAAAGGCTCAAGAGTACAACACCATCTCGGTCCAACGCCGCTTGCAGCTCAGGAGGCGTCTTCGAAACAGGATGGGCACGTGTTTCCGTCCCACGGAGGAAGACGACAGTCGATCCGAAGCATCCAGTGACATTCCTCAGCCAATTGACGCTTGA
- the LOC144027626 gene encoding N-acetyllactosaminide beta-1,3-N-acetylglucosaminyltransferase 3-like, translating to MIHFRPRTCLLLGSLSVLIIHLLINLDQKNIRLHASNKDDRVGVTEHTIQNKTFVWPNPVCHQNTSVANISGFAALPGGIKDFLYYRHCRHFRMLLDLPHKCGGVDQSGDVFLLLVIKSSPANYERREVLRKTWAKERLHNGVWIRRVFLSGTTNHGLEKIRLNKLLRAEQREYKDILQWDFTDSFFNLTLKQVLFLEWMERNCPNARFLFNGDDDVFANTDNMVEFLQSLRDNDGRKHLFTGHLIHNVGPIRSPGSKYYVPVQVHESNSYPPYCGGGGFLLSGYTALVIRKMSHSITILPIDDVYLGMCLAKAGLAPSSHMGVKTAGLYIPASNLDQYDPCYYKDMLLVHRFLPAQMYLMWQRIRDGDLKCGSSGKRLKSATTFRNPRCTKLQTSSRGKPTLLYQLFSLKESSQLC from the exons ATGATACACTTCAGGCCTCGGACATGCTTGCTGCTCGGAAGTCTAAGTGTGTTGATCATCCATCTTCTTATCAATCTTGACCAAAAGAACATTCGCCTCCATGCAAGCAACAAAGATGATCGCGTTGGCGTTACGGAGCACACCATCCAGAACAAAACCTTCGTCTGGCCGAACCCAGTTTGTCATCAAAACACGTCTGTAGCCAACATCTCAGGCTTCGCCGCTCTTCCTGGTGGTATTAAAGACTTTCTGTACTATCGCCACTGTCGCCACTTCCGCATGCTTCTGGACCTCCCTCACAAATGTGGCGGAGTTGATCAATCCGGGGACGTTTTCCTCCTATTGGTCATTAAAAGTTCCCCGGCCAACTACGAGCGTCGAGAGGTGCTGCGCAAGACGTGGGCAAAGGAGAGATTACACAACGGGGTTTGGATCAGAAGGGTCTTCCTCTCGGGTACGACGAATCACGGCTTGGAGAAGATCAGGCTGAACAAGCTCCTCCGAGCAGAGCAGCGCGAGTACAAAGACATCCTCCAGTGGGACTTCACCGACTCCTTCTTCAATCTCACCTTGAAGCAAGTGCTTTTCCTGGAATGGATGGAAAGAAACTGTCCCAACGCTCGCTTTTTGTTCAACGGTGACGATGACGTTTTTGCTAACACAGACAATATGGTGGAGTTCCTCCAGAGTCTTAGAGACAACGATGGACGCAAACACCTTTTCACCGGTCATCTGATCCACAACGTAGGGCCCATTCGCTCACCTGGGAGCAAGTATTACGTCCCCGTTCAGGTGCATGAGTCAAACTCATATCCCCCCTATTGTGGGGGCGGGGGCTTCTTGCTGTCAGGCTACACAGCTTTAGTCATACGCAAGATGTCCCATTCTATTACCATTCTTCCCATCGATGATGTTTACTTGGGAATGTGTCTGGCGAAAGCGGGGCTTGCACCAAGCTCCCATATGGGCGTCAAGACAGCAGGACTGTACATCCCCGCCAGCAATCTAGACCAATACGATCCTTGCTACTACAAAGATATGCTGCTGGTCCACCGATTCCTCCCGGCTCAGATGTACCTCATGTGGCAGAGAATACGCGACGGTGATCTCAAGTGCGGTTCCTCTGGGAAGAGACTTAAGTCAGCTACGACTTTCAG GAATCCAAGGTGCACCAAGCTTCAGACATCCAGTCGGGGCAAGCCGACTCTCCTTTACCAGCTCTTCTCATTGAAAGAATCTTCACAATTGTGTTGA
- the jak3 gene encoding tyrosine-protein kinase JAK2 has product MDLSEEEFTPLMIRDRGDSQRSSSSTGSSLQVHLYFFPPTKDAMTIHITCGHVSAENVCIQAAKRCGILPVYQSLFGLASGDLSFWYPPSHMFNTEENIQVHFRVRFFFGNWYGQGTKMSYRYSLTRDRISPVLDYSVIDYLFAQVRSDFITGEAGVAPPLSVQEECLGLAVLDLWRIAKEQHLTVRELCKIISYKSCLPGSHRHDIQKRNRLDRYRIRNTLKRFLKKLGNISVDKYSLKLKYLVEMAGIVPTLGSEIYQVSAGSSHSSGTFTHVKIAGEIGIQTSGTRHPDGSLEWQTFCDFQDIIAISMKRVSHEQENNRMVAVFRHDDRYMEANFQSLKEALSFVSLIDGYFRLTTDSSHYFCHDTVPESLLEGFKNHCHGPITSEFAVDKLKRSGVKDGTFLLRQSPKDYDNFFLTVCIQTPLGLDYKDCLIVKSEHFRLPGVQKSFSSLRELTNFYQQHKLLLDNVPAKLGHCCPPQPKELTNLIIIRNGISVEAQGSPTPERKKFSHIQFHMINYEDLKWGESLGQGSFTRVFKGSKTDSRDGEKHVTDVLLKELDSSHKNCWESFFEAASIMSQISHKHLLLVYGLSVHGTKNIMVQEFVKYGALDLYLKRGRSVSVSWKLDVVKQLACALNFLEEKNIVHGNICAKNLLLAREGDTSQGSSPFIKLSDPGISIVMIGRDVILDRIPWVAPEVLEAPDKLTLECDKWSFGATVWEIFNNGNAPLQDWDLQQKQQFYESFHQLAPSQWTELAELISQCMNYKAALRPSCRSLNRELNSLITSDYVILHATEPVTLNPVSQASRPALQDQTLFEERHLRYISLLGKGNFGSVELCRYDPLGDDTGEMVAVKKLQPNKQSTLEDFRKEIKTLSMMCCDYIVKYRGVCYSMGRLNVSLVMEYLPHGSLIVYTENNRHNINTRRMLLFASQICKGMAYLQTLRYVHRDLAARNILVASESLVKIADFGLTKIVPLEKEYYRVKQPGESPIFWYAPESINEFRFSQKSDVWSFGVVLHELFSYCDVNSSPKKLCMQEIGTNAHGLSISMHLLNILKDNWRLPPPPNCPHKVYGLMKQCWVYNFEERPCFSSLDDQIEVIIQEEAERLTGRTSHTAAKNSHAMFAAAE; this is encoded by the exons ATGGATCTGAGCGAGGAGGAGTTTACTCCTCTAATGATTAGAGACCGCGGGGACAGCCAGAGGTCCAGTTCGAGCACTGGTTCCAGTCTGCAAGTACACTTGTATTTCTTCCCTCCTACTAAAGATGCAATGACAATACACATAACCTGTGGCCATGTCTCTGCTGAAAATGTTTGCATCCAAGCTGCAAAAAGATGTG GAATCTTACCAGTTTACCAAAGTCTTTTTGGTTTGGCATCTGGTGATCTCTCATTCTGGTATCCTCCATCGCACATGTTCAACACGGAAGAAAACATACAAGTCCACTTCAGAGTCag GTTTTTCTTTGGAAACTGGTATGGACagggaacaaaaatgtcataccgCTACAGTCTGACCAGAGACAGAATTAGTCCTGTGCTTGACTACTCTGTCATTGACTATCTTTTTGCCCAG GTACGAAGTGACTTCATCACAGGTGAAGCCGGAGTGGCTCCGCCTTTGAGCGTTCAAGAAGAATGCCTTGGCCTGGCAGTGCTGGACTTGTGGAGGATCGCAAAGGAGCAGCATCTGACTGTAAGGGAGCTCTGCAAGATCATCAG CTACAAATCTTGCCTTCCTGGGTCACACCGCCACGACATCCAGAAACGCAATCGCCTGGATCGCTATCGAATCAGAAATACTCTCAAGCGTTTCTTAAAGAAGCTTGGAAACATCTCTGTGGACAAGTACAGCCTGAAACTGAAGTACTTGGTTGAAATGGCTGGCATTGTTCCCACATTAGGAAGTGAGATCTACCAAGTTAGCGCCGGTTCTTCCCATTCCAGTGGAACGTTCACCCATGTGAAGATAGCTGGGGAAATTGGAATTCAAACCAGCGGAACTCGTCATCCTGATGGGTCCTTG GAGTGGCAGACTTTCTGTGATTTCCAGGACATCATTGCCATCAGTATGAAGCGGGTATCTCATGAGCAGGAAAACAACAGGATGGTAGCCGTGTTTCGTCATGATGACAGATACATG GAAGCCAATTTCCAGAGTCTCAAAGAAGCGCTGTCATTTGTGTCACTTATTGATGGCTACTTCAGACTGACCACAGACTCCAGCCACTACTTCTGTCACGACACTGTACCTGAAAGTCTTCTGGAGGGTTTCAAAAATCATTGCCATGGTCCAATCAC ATCCGAGTTTGCAGTCGACAAGTTGAAAAGGTCCGGGGTCAAAGATGGAACATTCCTACTCCGGCAGAGTCCCAAAGATTATGATAACTTCTTCCTGACTGTTTGTATTCAG ACTCCGCTTGGACTTGATTACAAAGATTGTCTCATCGTTAAGAGTGAGCACTTCCGTCTTCCCGGTGTCCAGAAGTCCTTTTCCAGTTTGAGAGAGCTCACCAACTTTTACCAGCAACACAAGCTTTTGCTGGATAACGTGCCTGCCAAGCTCGGTCATTGCTGTCCACCCCAACCCAAAG AGCTCACAAATCTCATCATCATACGCAACGGCATCTCTGTTGAGGCGCAAGGATCCCCAACACCGGAGAGGAAAAAGTTCAGTCATATCCAGTTCCACATGATCAATTATGAAGACCTAAAATGG GGGGAGAGCCTTGGACAAGGATCCTTTACAAGAGTTTTCAAAGGCTCCAAAACCGACAGTCGTGACGGGGAGAAACATGTGACTGATGTTCTACTTAAAGAACTTGATAGTAGTCACAAGAACTGCTGGGAA TCATTTTTTGAAGCTGCCAGCATAATGAGTCAAATCTCACACAAACACCTGCTCTTGGTTTATGGCCTCAGTGTCCATGGAACAAAAA ACATAATGGTCCAAGAGTTCGTAAAGTATGGGGCCCTTGACCTTTACCTGAAGAGGGGACGATCCGTGTCAGTGAGCTGGAAACTTGACGTAGTCAAACAGCTTGCATGTGCCCTCAACTTTCTA gaagaaaaaaacattgtccATGGAAATATCTGTGCAAAAAACCTTCTACTGGCCAGAGAAGGTGACACATCTCAGGGCAGCTCTCCTTTTATCAAGCTAAGTGACCCTGGCATCAGCATTGTAATGATAGGCAGAGATG TAATCCTGGACAGAATTCCTTGGGTGGCCCCGGAGGTGTTAGAGGCTCCAGACAAGTTGACCTTGGAGTGTGATAAGTGGAGCTTTGGTGCCACAGTCTGGGAGATATTTAACAATGGCAACGCTCCGCTGCAAGACTGGGACCTTCAACAG AAGCAGCAGTTTTACGAGAGTTTCCATCAGTTGGCGCCTTCTCAATGGACAGAGCTGGCCGAGCTGATCAGCCAGTGTATGAACTACAAGGCGGCCTTGAGACCTTCGTGTCGCAGCCTCAACCGGGAGCTCAACTCTCTCATCACATCAG ACTATGTGATACTTCATGCCACTGAGCCTGTCACACTCAACCCAGTGAGCCAAGCATCTCGTCCTGCCCTGCAGGACCAGACATTGTTTGAGGAGAGACACCTGCGGTACATCTCCTTACTTGGAAAG GGAAATTTTGGAAGTGTGGAACTGTGTCGTTACGACCCACTTGGAGATGACACAGGTGAGATGGTTGCTGTGAAGAAGCTTCAGCCCAATAAGCAATCGACCCTTGAGGACTTCCGTAAGGAGATCAAAACCCTCAGCATGATGTGCTGCGACTACATTGTCAAGTATAGAGGGGTCTGCTACAGCATGG GGCGACTCAACGTGAGTTTGGTGATGGAGTATTTACCACACGGAAGTCTTATTGTGTATacagaaaacaacagacacaaCATCAACACCAGGCGCATGCTACTCTTTGCTTCACAGATCTGTAAA GGCATGGCGTACCTGCAGACGTTACGTTATGTGCACCGAGACCTCGCTGCCAGAAATATCCTTGTGGCTAGTGAGTCACTGGTGAAAATTGCTGATTTTGGACTGACCAAGATTGTTCCTTTGGAGAAAGAGTACTACAGAGTCAAACAGCCTGGAGAGAGCCCCATCTTCTG GTATGCCCCAGAATCCATCAACGAATTCAGATTCTCCCAAAAGTCAGACGTGTGGAGTTTTGGCGTTGTTCTTCATGAGCTCTTTTCCTACTGTGATGTGAATTCCAGCCCAAAAAAG CTCTGCATGCAGGAAATTGGAACCAATGCGCATGGGCTATCCATTTCAATGCATCTGCTAAATATCCTCAAGGACAACTGGAGGTTGCCTCCCCCTCCAAACTGCCCACACAAG GTGTACGGTTTGATGAAGCAGTGCTGGGTTTACAACTTTGAGGAGAGGCCATGCTTCTCCAGCCTGGACGATCAAATTGAAGTCATCATTCAAGAAGAGGCGGAAAGGCTGACTGGGAGAACCTCGCACACCGCTGCGAAAAATAGTCATGCCATGTTTGCAGCTGCTGAATGA
- the LOC144027166 gene encoding uncharacterized protein LOC144027166 — translation MNVLPARNARSASRCSTSNKETVYRTRAKEEHSCALTSRACPLATSDNILLRATNRYITVFKPSVMSHCCSKDKKMSVQFDRDKYKHSFHLTADAQTDKPFNLVPLTAPDHTTKIWDLLSTPEDVVEDRVGGSGAVTDRLSTCLHDSAARCNTNTGLQNGHKKTSQ, via the exons ATGAAcgtcttaccagctagaaatgcacgaagcgcctctcgctgttcaacatccaacaaggaaacg GTCTACCGAACCCGTGCAAAGGAAGAGCACTCCTGTGCCCTTACCTCAAGAGCTTGCCCTCTTGCCACCAGCGACAACATCCTCCTCCGGGCCACCAACCGGTACATCACTGTGTTTAAACCATCAGTCATGTCACATTGCTGTTCCAAGGACAAGAAAATGTCTGTCCAGTTTGATAGGGACAAGTACAAGCACAGTTTCCACCTCACCGCAGATGCCCAAACAG ACAAGCCATTCAACCTTGTTCCTCTAACTGCACCTGACCATACCACCAAGATATGGGACCTTCTCTCAACACCAGAAGATGTGGTTGAAGACAGAGTTGGAGGATCGGGTGCTGTGACCGACCGGTTGTCCACCTGTCTTCACGACTCTGCTGCAAGGTGTAACACAAACACTGGTTTGCAAAACGGCCATAAAAAGACATCACAATAG